The following proteins come from a genomic window of Megalobrama amblycephala isolate DHTTF-2021 linkage group LG1, ASM1881202v1, whole genome shotgun sequence:
- the LOC125244502 gene encoding gastrula zinc finger protein XlCGF57.1-like, with translation MEFIKEEESEDIKMVFIKEETEDMKMESIKEESEDMKIIIKDETEDVKIEETFRVKHEETEEQTDLMALKKTSHELNERQEEEKHYYKHFMTGERATQASSQERAQKTGTKSYFTCQQCGKSFTCEKTLKVHMRIHTGEKPFTCQHCGKSFRHKESFKNHMRIHTGEKPFTCQQCGKSFTREESLKIHMRSHTGEKPYICRQCGKGFSDKGNLTVHMTIHTGEKPYTCQECGKSFNRKGRFEIHMRIHTGEKPLSCQQCGKSYTCKGSLKVHMRIHTGEKPYICQQCGESFSLKRSLKVHMSIHTGENPYTCQQCGKSYRCKESLKVHMRIHTGEKPYICQQCGKSYRCKESLKVHMRIHTGEKPYICQQCGKSYRCKESLKVHMRIHTGEKPYICQQCGESFSLKRSLKVHMRIHTREKPHT, from the exons ATGGAGTTCATTAAagaggaggagagtgaagatataaagatggtgtttattaaagaggagactgaagacatgaagatggaGTCTATTAAAGAGGAAAGTGAAGATATgaagataattattaaagatgagactgaagacgtgaagattgaagaaacattcagagtgaaacatgaagaaactgaggaacaaacag ACCTGATGGCATTGAAAAAGACGAGTCATGAACTTAATGAAAGGCAAGAAGAggaaaaacattattataaacatttCATGACTGGGGAAAGAGCGACACAGGCTTCCTCACAAGaaagagctcaaaagactggaactaaaagttatttcacctgccaacagtgtggaaagagtttcacatgtgaaaaaacccttaaagtccacatgagaattcatactggagagaaacctttcacctgccaacactgtggaaagagtttcagacataaagaaagctttaaaaaccacatgagaattcatactggagagaaaccttttacctgtcaacagtgtggaaagagtttcacacgtgAAGAAAGCCTTAAAATCCACATGAGaagtcacactggagaaaagccatatATCTGCCGACAATGTGGAAAGGGTTTCAGTGACAAAGGAAACCTTACAGTCCACATGactattcacactggagaaaagccttacacttgtcaagagtgtggaaagagtttcaatagaaaaggaagatttgaaatccacatgagaattcacactggggAGAAACCTTTAagctgccaacagtgtggaaaaagttacACATGtaaaggaagccttaaagtccacatgagaattcacactggagaaaagccatatatctgccaacaatgtggagaAAGTTTCAGTCTTAAAagaagccttaaagtccacatgagtattcacactggagagaatccttacacctgccaacaatgtggaaaaagtTACAGATGTAAAGaaagccttaaagtccacatgagaattcacactggagaaaagccatatatctgccaacaatgtggaaaaagtTACAGATGTAAAGaaagccttaaagtccacatgagaattcacactggagaaaagccatatatctgccaacaatgtggaaaaagtTACAGATGTAAAGaaagccttaaagtccacatgagaattcacactggagaaaagccatatatctgccaacaatgtggagaAAGTTTCAGTCTTAAAagaagccttaaagtccacatgagaattcacactcgAGAGAAACCTCACACCTga